Below is a window of Candidatus Poribacteria bacterium DNA.
AAGGAGCGTAGAAGCAATGGCGCAAACAACTTACTTGGCAGATCAGGTTGTCAGCGATGAACAAATACAGGAGTGGGTTGAGACATTCAACCAGCGAGGCTGCCTGTTTCTGCAAAATGTTTTGCCCCCGGATCTATGCGCGCAGCTTCGACAAGATTTAGAGTGGGCACTCGAGAACAACCCAAACGGTCTAAACAGTGGAAGCCCGGCAGGGCGCATGCACTTGAGCCATCGGATGTTTGAACACAGCGAAGCCAATCGCCGATTGTTTGAACTCGAACCGATTGCCTCTTTCGCTGAGGCACTTGTCGCGGAAAACTGCCACGTTATTCACAACAATTCGTTCCAGACGTTCCCCGGCGGCGGGATTACGTCTTGGCACCAAGACGATGCACCGCACTACATCGTAACGGAGGGTGAACCGCCGAAAAACGTCCGGTTGCCAGTCCTACTCTTCACCGCAAATTACTACCTCACCGATGTTACCGAGATTGAACACGGCGGAACAGAAGTCGTTCCGGGATCACATCTTTTTGGCGCGTCGCCACCGAATCCGATAGAAGGAACACAGTGGAAGGAGAAAGTCCAATACAACCTCGGAAAAGCGGGGAGTGTTATCATGTTCAACAATCAGGTGTGGCATCGCGGGGGACCCAACCAGAGCGACCGTATCCGATATATCACGCAGGTGACATACGCACGCCGACTCGTCGGGCATAAGTATTATCCATTTATGAACTACAACATGCCGGATTCTGTCTACAGGGACGCAAGTCCGCGTTTACGTCGATTGCTCGGTTTCCTCAATCACGGTGCTTAC
It encodes the following:
- a CDS encoding phytanoyl-CoA dioxygenase family protein; protein product: MAQTTYLADQVVSDEQIQEWVETFNQRGCLFLQNVLPPDLCAQLRQDLEWALENNPNGLNSGSPAGRMHLSHRMFEHSEANRRLFELEPIASFAEALVAENCHVIHNNSFQTFPGGGITSWHQDDAPHYIVTEGEPPKNVRLPVLLFTANYYLTDVTEIEHGGTEVVPGSHLFGASPPNPIEGTQWKEKVQYNLGKAGSVIMFNNQVWHRGGPNQSDRIRYITQVTYARRLVGHKYYPFMNYNMPDSVYRDASPRLRRLLGFLNHGAYG